The Yersinia entomophaga nucleotide sequence TGTTTCGGCAGGCAGAAGAAATATCAAGTCTTGAAGAGTGACCAAAGCAGTAAACATTTGAACTTCGGTTCGAATGCATATTTGCAGAAAGTAATCTTTGAGCATCGCTACTTCGGTAGCAAATCAAACAAATCTTAAATTGAAGAGTTTGATCATGGCTCAGATTGAACGCTGGCGGCAGGCCTAACACATGCAAGTCGAGCGGCAGCGGAAAGTAGCTTGCTACTTTGCCGGCGAGCGGCGGACGGGTGAGTAATGTCTGGGAAACTGCCTGATGGAGGGGGATAACTACTGGAAACGGTAGCTAATACCGCATAACCTCGCAAGAGCAAAGTGGGGGACCTTAGGGCCTCACGCCATCGGATGTGCCCAGATGGGATTAGCTAGTAGGTGGGGTAATGGCTCACCTAGGCGACGATCCCTAGCTGGTCTGAGAGGATGACCAGCCACACTGGAACTGAGACACGGTCCAGACTCCTACGGGAGGCAGCAGTGGGGAATATTGCACAATGGGCGCAAGCCTGATGCAGCCATGCCGCGTGTGTGAAGAAGGCCTTCGGGTTGTAAAGCACTTTCAGCGAGGAGGAAGGCATTTCACCTAATACGTGAAGTGATTGACGTTACTCGCAGAAGAAGCACCGGCTAACTCCGTGCCAGCAGCCGCGGTAATACGGAGGGTGCAAGCGTTAATCGGAATTACTGGGCGTAAAGCGCACGCAGGCGGTTTGTTAAGTCAGATGTGAAATCCCCGAGCTTAACTTGGGAACTGCATTTGAAACTGGCAAGCTAGAGTCTTGTAGAGGGGGGTAGAATTCCAGGTGTAGCGGTGAAATGCGTAGAGATCTGGAGGAATACCGGTGGCGAAGGCGGCCCCCTGGACAAAGACTGACGCTCAGGTGCGAAAGCGTGGGGAGCAAACAGGATTAGATACCCTGGTAGTCCACGCTGTAAACGATGTCGACTTGGAGGTTGTGCCCTTGAGGCGTGGCTTCCGGAGCTAACGCGTTAAGTCGACCGCCTGGGGAGTACGGCCGCAAGGTTAAAACTCAAATGAATTGACGGGGGCCCGCACAAGCGGTGGAGCATGTGGTTTAATTCGATGCAACGCGAAGAACCTTACCTACTCTTGACATCCACAGAACGTAGCAGAGATGCTTCGGTGCCTTCGGGAACTGTGAGACAGGTGCTGCATGGCTGTCGTCAGCTCGTGTTGTGAAATGTTGGGTTAAGTCCCGCAACGAGCGCAACCCTTATCCTTTGTTGCCAGCACGTCATGGTGGGAACTCAAGGGAGACTGCCGGTGATAAACCGGAGGAAGGTGGGGATGACGTCAAGTCATCATGGCCCTTACGAGTAGGGCTACACACGTGCTACAATGGCAGATACAAAGTGAAGCGAACTCGCGAGAGCAAGCGGACCACATAAAGTCTGTCGTAGTCCGGATTGGAGTCTGCAACTCGACTCCATGAAGTCGGAATCGCTAGTAATCGTAGATCAGAATGCTACGGTGAATACGTTCCCGGGCCTTGTACACACCGCCCGTCACACCATGGGAGTGGGTTGCAAAAGAAGTAGGTAGCTTAACCTTCGGGAGGGCGCTTACCACTTTGTGATTCATGACTGGGGTGAAGTCGTAACAAGGTAACCGTAGGGGAACCTGCGGTTGGATCACCTCCTTACCTAATGATACGCATTGCGCAGTGTCCACACAGATTGTCTGATAATAGTAATGAGCAAGAGCACCTGTTGATGTCGTGAGTTTCGACTCATGATGACACGAGAAACGATTAAGTTTTTGATTTAGTCGGAATTTCCTGTGTCCCCATCGTCTAGAGGCCTAGGACACCGCCCTTTCACGGCGGTAACAGGGGTTCGAATCCCCTTGGGGACGCCATCCGATAATGAGTGAAAGACATTATCAACTGAATATCTTAAAGATGACTTTAACGAGTCGTGTTTAAGATATTGCTCTTTAACAATCTGGAACAAGCTGAAAATTGAAACACTGCAGCTAAAACTTGTCTCTCCGTAGATTTACCGAGACAAGGAGTCATCTGCAGGTAGAGTCTCTCAATAATCGCAGCACGATGATGTCGAAAGACACCTTCGGGTTGTGAGGTTAAGCGACTAAGCGTACACGGTGGATGCCTAGGCAGTCAGAGGCGATGAAGGGCGTGCTAATCTGCGAAAAGCGTCGGTAAGCTGATATGAAGCGTTACAACCGACGATACCCGAATGGGGAAACCCAGTGCAATTCGTTGCACTATCGTTAGATGAATACATAGTCTAACGAGGCGAACCGGGGGAACTGAAACATCTAAGTACCCCGAGGAAAAGAAATCAACCGAGATTCCCCTAGTAGCGGCGAGCGAACGGGGAGGAGCCCAGAGTCTGAATCAGTTTGTGTGTTAGTGGAAGCGTCTGGAAAGTCGCACGGTACAGGGTGATAGTCCCGTACACAAAAATGCACATGCTGTGAACTCGATGAGTAGGGCGGGACACGTGACATCCTGTCTGAATATGGGGGGACCATCCTCCAAGGCTAAATACTCCTGACTGACCGATAGTGAACCAGTACCGTGAGGGAAAGGCGAAAAGAACCCCGGCGAGGGGAGCGAAATAGAACCTGAAACCGTGTACGTACAAGCAGTGGGAGCACCTTCGTGGTGTGACTGCGTACCTTTTGTATAATGGGTCAGCGACTTATATTTTGCAGCAAGGTTAACCGTATAGGGGAGCCGTAGGGAAACCGAGTCTTAACTGGGCGTCTAGTTGCAAGGTATAGACCCGAAACCCGGTGATCTAGCCATGGGCAGGTTGAAGGTTGGGTAACACTAACTGGAGGACCGAACCGACTAATGTTGAAAAATTAGCGGATGACTTGTGGCTGGGGGTGAAAGGCCAATCAAACCGGGAGATAGCTGGTTCTCCCCGAAAGCTATTTAGGTAGCGCCTCGTGAACTCATCTTCGGGGGTAGAGCACTGTTTCGGCTAGGGGTCCATCCCGGATTACCAAACCGATGCAAACTCCGAATACCGAAGAATGTTATCACGGGAGACACACGGCGGGTGCTAACGTCCGTCGTGAAGAGGGAAACAACCCAGACCGCCAGCTAAGGTCCCAAAGTCATGGTTAAGTGGGAAACGATGTGGGAAGGCATAGACAGCCAGGATGTTGGCTTAGAAGCAGCCATCATTTAAAGAAAGCGTAATAGCTCACTGGTCGAGTCGGCCTGCGCGGAAGATGTAACGGGGCTAAACCATGCACCGAAGCTGCGGCAGCGACACTTAGGTGTTGTTGGGTAGGGGAGCGTTCTGTAAGCCGTTGAAGGTAGTCTGTGAGGACTGCTGGAGGTATCAGAAGTGCGAATGCTGACATAAGTAACGATAATGCGGGTGAAAAACCCGCACGCCGGAAGACCAAGGGTTCCTGTCCAACGTTAATCGGGGCAGGGTGAGTCGACCCCTAAGGCGAGGCTGAAAAGCGTAGTCGATGGGAAACAGGTTAATATTCCTGTACTTGGTGTTACTGCGAAGGGGGGACGGAGAAGGCTAGGCTAGCCGGGCGACGGTTGTCCCGGTTTAAGCGTGTAGGGGGGTGTTCCTGGTAAATCCGGAAAACCATCAACCCTGAGGCGTGATGACGATGCACCACGGTGCAGAAGTAGTTGATGCCAAGCTTCCAGGAAAAGCCTCTAAGCATCAGGTAACATTGAATCGTACCCCAAACCGACACAGGTGGTCAGGTAGAGAATACTCAGGCGCTTGAGAGAACTCGGGTGAAGGAACTAGGCAAAATGGTGCCGTAACTTCGGGAGAAGGCACGCTGGCGCTAGGTGAAGAGACTTGCTCTCGGAGCTGAAGCCAGTCGCAGATACCAGCTGGCTGCAACTGTTTAATAAAAACACAGCACTGTGCAAACACGAAAGTGGACGTATACGGTGTGACGCCTGCCCGGTGCTGGAAGGTTAATTGATGGGGTCAGCCGCAAGGCGAAGCTCTTGATCGAAGCCCCAGTAAACGGCGGCCGTAACTATAACGGTCCTAAGGTAGCGAAATTCCTTGTCGGGTAAGTTCCGACCTGCACGAATGGCGTAATGATGGCCAGGCTGTCTCCACCCGAGACTCAGTGAAATTGAACTCGCTGTGAAGATGCAGTGTACCCGCGGCAAGACGGAAAGACCCCGTGAACCTTTACTATAGCTTGACACTGAACATTGAGCCTTGATGTGTAGGATAGGTGGGAGGCATCGAAGCGTGGACGCCAGTCTGCGTGGAGCCAACCTTGAAATACCACCCTTTAATGTTTGATGTTCTAACTCGGCCCCATAATCTGGGGTGAGGACAGTGTCTGGTGGGTAGTTTGACTGGGGCGGTCTCCTCCCAAAGAGTAACGGAGGAGCACGAAGGTTAGCTAATCACGGTCGGACATCGTGAGGTTAGTGCAAAGGCATAAGCTAGCTTGACTGCGAGAGTGACGGCTCGAGCAGGTACGAAAGTAGGTCTTAGTGATCCGGTGGTTCTGAATGGAAGGGCCATCGCTCAACGGATAAAAGGTACTCCGGGGATAACAGGCTGATACCGCCCAAGAGTTCATATCGACGGCGGTGTTTGGCACCTCGATGTCGGCTCATCACATCCTGGGGCTGAAGTAGGTCCCAAGGGTATGGCTGTTCGCCATTTAAAGTGGTACGCGAGCTGGGTTTAGAACGTCGTGAGACAGTTCGGTCCCTATCTGCCGTGGGCGTTGGAAGATTGAGAGGGGCTGCTCCTAGTACGAGAGGACCGGAGTGGACGCATCACTGGTGTTCGGGTTGTCATGCCAATGGCATTGCCCGGTAGCTAAATGCGGAAAAGATAAGCGCTGAAAGCATCTAAGCGCGAAACTTGCCTCAAGATGAGTCTTCCCTGGGGCTTTAAGCCCCCTGAAGGAACGTTAAAGACTATGACGTTGATAGGCTGGGTGTGTAAGTGCAGCGATGCATTGAGCTAACCAGTACTAATGATCCGTGAGGCTTAACCTTACAACACCGAAGGTGTTTTAGAGAGCGTTTTGATTTTCAGCATTGTTAACAGATTGGATTGACTGGCTGTGTGATGTAAATCACGTGGCGGGTTGATTAAAACAGAATTTGCCTGGCGGCAATAGCGCGGTGGTCCCACCTGATCCCATGCCGAACTCAGAAGTGAAACGCCGTAGCGCCGATGGTAGTGTGGGGTCTCCCCATGCGAGAGTAGGACACTGCCAGGCATCAAATCAAGCCAAGACCCCATGCCAAAAGCGTGGGGTTTTTGCTATGGAAAAAAGACAGACGCGAGGCGGATAAAAGTCATTGCCGCCCTCGAACCGAGCCTCCTGCGATTGCGGGGGGCTTTTTGCGTTTAAGGGCATGGGAACCCCCGGGAATGCCGGGCGTTGAAGGCGTATATGGCGATTTTCATTCCATAGGGGGCGGCTTATCCGGTAAATTGCGCCGCCGTTGACGTTTTCAGGCAGTAAATTCGCAGCATTTTCAGGCAGATACAGTCACTCACCGGGCTTATATTTTATTAAAAAGCCATGTAACCAACGAACCAGGTCGGTTTTATCGGAAACTCATCCCCCATTAACGGGTATTCACACTCGGCGGTAGCTCAAGAGCCAGGCTTGCATCCGGTGGGGCGTAAGGGGATAAAACGTGTCGCCAGTCGGGATGCTGAGGCCTCTGATACACTACCGGCCTCACTGCGAAGAGTAACAGACAGAAGATTTTTAACTGCTGGTTAAAACTCTGGCGGTGACTGACGAGTCAGGCTACATACCAAATAACCTTTTTTATCATCTAGATTGTTGTGTTGTTAACTTGCAATGAGGGTGATTTTGCCGAAGTTTTAGGCAATGTGATGCAACCCTACCCCAAATTAGCCCAGTTATCAGGGTGTTATAAGATGCTATTAACGGTGTGAATAAGTGGCTGTTTGAAAAGTGGTTTTAGCGGCAAGAGTGTGGGCTGTCAGGCGCAAGCGTCCTGTTGAAAAGTCAGCTAAGTCATCATCTTCGAGCCAACCTAATGGCGTGACCAGCTTTATACTATCAGCAGCAGTTAAGACTGACTTTTCAGCCAGGAACAGATGAAATCAGCAATATGATAGGGTTGATTAATATCCAATTGCGGTAAATCTGTAGGTGCCGGTTCATCGCTTGCTAGCGCAATAACATGCTTATCGATTACTCCGGTAAAAGGTTTTCCTACAGCCGCTCGATATAGGGCGATCTTATTGATAGGCTCATGTCTGAACCCCTCGACCAATACGAGATCGATACTGTTTGCATCCANNNNNNNNNNNNNNNNNNNNNNNNNNNNNNNNNNNNNNNNNNNNNNNNNNNNNNNNNNNNNNNNNNNNNNNNNNNNNNNNNNNNNNNNNNNNNNNNNNNNNNNNNNNNNNNNNNNNNNNNNNNNNNNNNNNNNNNNNNNNNNNNNNNNNNNNNNNNNNNNNNNNNNNNNNNNNNNNNNNNNNNNNNNNNNNNNNNNNNNNNNCACCGCAATGATAAATTGGTGTAAGTTCGCTGAGATTGTCCGATTGTAAAAATGGCCCGATTCCGCAAAGAATCAGGCCATTTTTTTACCCCAAAATCAGGCTAATGAATCACTACAGGCTGCCCGGCGTGCGGGTATTATTGCGAGTTGGCGTGTTCACGCTGCGGCCAGCGCGCCCCAGCGTTTCCATTCGAACCTGGAACGGTGGGAACGGCAGAACAATACCATGCTCGCGGAAGCCTTCCAGAATCAGTTGATGTATTTCGTGGCGCATTGGCAAGCGATGAAGCATTTCGGCGGCATAGATACGCAACTCGAAAATCTGAATGCCTTGCTGTAGATCCATCAGGAATGCTTCTGGCCCAGGGTTATCCAAGACCATGGAACAACGTCTGGCGGCGGTAAGCAGCAGTTCGGTCACTTCTTCGCTATTGGCTTCGGCCGGAGCCGGTACTGTTAAGACCACGCGAGTAATAGGATCGGACAGTGACCAGTTAATGAACTGCTCGGTGATAAAGGCCTTATTCGGCACGATAATCTCTTTGCGATCCCAGTCGGAAATGGTGGTGGCGCGGGTATTGATTTTGGTTACGCTACCGGTTAAATCGCGAATAGTTACGGTATCGCCAATACGAATCGGTTTTTCAAATAGAATGATCAGCCCAGAGACGAAGTTGGCAAAAATTTCCTGTAAGCCAAAACCTAACCCTAAACCGAGAGCGGCGACCAGCCATTGAAATTTCGCCCATTCAATCCCCAGTAGTGAAAAGCCTAATAGGCCACCGAACAAAATCACCAGATATTTGGTTATTGTCGAAATGGCATAACCGGTGCCGGGCGTCAGGTCCAGATGCTGTAATAGCGCCAGTTCCAGCAGGGCAGGCAGGTTCCGCACTAACTGAGTCGTCACGATTATGACCAGAATGGCGATGATCAGCGATCCCATAGTGATCGGCTGGATGGATTCGACGCCGTTGATAGTCGAAGAAACATCCCATAGGCGAATATTTTCCAGGAAACCAAAGGCTGAATGGATCTCTGACCACAGGAAGATCACTGAAACCAGCGCGATCATAGTGAGTATGGAACGAACCAGACGCAGCGATTGAGCGCTGATCACGTCCAGATCAATAACCGGCTCATCAACATCGACCGACCCCTCGGAACTATTCGTATGCGGCGTATCTTCTTCACCTCTGGCACGCTGCGCCAGGATATCGGCCCGACGCTGTTTAGCACGGTCAAAGGCAATACGGCGGCGCTGAATCAGCATCCAGCGGCGAATAATATGGTAAATCACCAGCAGGAAGAACCAGATGGCGACGGAGGTTTCCAGACGAGCCAGCAGCGCCTGAGACGTGGTGAGATACCCCATCAGCGAGGCCAGCGCGGCAATCAGCGGAGCGGAAAGCAGCAGCCCCCACAGCGCCTGATTGATCTTATTCTCTCCCGAACCTTTTTTATCCAGATACAGCGGAATACCGGCACGTTTCAGACTGTTGGTGACCAGACTTAGTGCGATACACAACAGGACAAAGCACAGTCGGCCTAATGTGCCGGCGAATTCGCGGTCGTTATAATTCTCGAAGGTTATCAACGCCATCATCAACGGAATAATCAGCCATACCGACATACGGTAAAAGCGCATCGCACGCGCGACCTGATCTGGCGCCCAGCGGAAATGGGTGATAAACAGGCCGTGAGGATGAGCAAAAGCGGCGCTGATCATAAACACCCACAGTACCGGAACCGTGGCGGTCACTGCGTTGCCAATGGCAATCGCCATCGGGTAGGACCACGCGTTTTGCAACCCGTAACCCAGCGCCGCCCAGAGCACAGGAAGCGGCAAGGCCACCAGAATCGACCAGAAAACGGTGCGCAGCGTTAATGAAAACTGATCTTGCGTAACTTTGCCGACCCGGCTGCTGGCTCGCTCCAAAAACGCATGATAATGGCGACGGGAGCTGACGCTAAAGCTGACAAACAGCAGCGCGGCGATAATCGGAATCAGCGTTTCCTGACTGGTCATCATCATCACAAAGGCACCGCTGAGCTGGGATAAGGTATCCAGCGAAAGCAGGCGCGTCAGGTCACGAGCGACATCGATCGGATAAGACAAGGAAATTGGGCTAACGTCCGCAACCCAAAACAGATAGCGGTGGGTCGCCTCGCGGATTTCATTCAGGGCATCAACCAATTGACTATTGGCGACTTTCAGCTTGGTCAGTTCGAGAATCTGCGTGTCATAGCCAGAAAGCAGTGAATTTAGCAGTTCTCGCTGGGTGCGTAGCTGAGCGTCCATAATGCGTTGTTGCTGAACCGTCAGCGGCGTACCGTCGTCCTGCGTCGCTTTGGTTCCTTTTTGCTGCTGCTCCAGCATCCCTTCATAGGTCAGACGCTGAACTCGAAGCTGAGCCATATCTCTATCTAACTGTTGAGATTTTGGCATTTCAGGCAAGCGGGCTACGTGCGCTCGTAGGGTTTCCCCCAGTGCAGTAGAAATACCCAGCCATTGCGCCTGTTCGCGAATGGTGCTGAGAGTCTGCCGAACTCGCAGAGTGTCTGCCGCCGCCTGACGTTGTTGAGAGGAAATCAGGTCCATGCGCTGAGCCTGACTGTTCAGCGCGCGGGATAAATCTCGGTTGGTTTCTAGCTGCTGGCTGATGGAGGCCGGCAGATCGCCACCTTGTTCCGCCAGTAATTCGGTGCGTTCCAGCGCTCTTTCCGCTTCAAGCTGGCGCTGATTATTCAAATTGTTACGCAATGTCTGCAATAAGGTGTCTGTCCGCTCATGGTTCTTTTTATATACTTCGGCGCGCATGCGGGACAATTCTTGCCGGTTATTGGCAGAAAGCTGAGAAAGCTCCAGCTCATTCACTTTGGCTTTACGAGCCGTAACTTCCGCCTGTAATAGTGCAAATTGCGCCTGCGCCAGCGGAGAGGTTGGTGAGTTTTGAGATTGCAGACGCGTCGTGGCTTCACCTAATAGGCGGCGGGCATCTGATTGTTGTTGAGGAAGTTGCCCCAGAGAGTCGCTAATTTCCCGCAAACGATCCTGTTCTTGCTGCATTTGACGGGAAAGTTCCAGCAGTTGGCTGCTGGTTTGCAGGATTTGCTGCTCCATCTCATTGGTCGATAAATTGGTTGGCACCGGCAGCGGTTTTTCGCTATCCGGCGTCAACTGTTGACGTAACTCTCTGGTTAATTTGGGGAAATCATCAATGACTTTCTGGTATTGCTGTGCCCGTTCGTCGGACTCTTTCGCATCATTAAGCCAGTTGATAGCACCTTGCAGCGCCTGAACAATTTCCGCCTGGTTGGCGGCGCCTTTATTCGCCTCAGCCTGCTTCAGCTCTTGTCTGAGCTGAGCCTCATTAGGCTGAGTTGCCGCATAAAGCGGCAGAGAGAGAAAAATACCAAGCAGGAATGTGGTTATCAGGCGCACGTTATGCTTCCTTAAATCAAGTTACGCCATAAAGCGTTAGGTTAGCACGGAGGCGTCGGTGGAACGGCTTCTGCCAGTAGCTCACCCATACGGGTGATGGAGCCACTGTTTAGCTGCGGAGCCAGATACACTTTGCCTGATGCAAATAGGTTAATAACCGTTGAGCCCAGCTTGAAGCGACCCATTTCCTGCCCTTTCTCCAATGCAATCGCCCCTTCTTCACCGGCCTGCGGGTAGGTCCAGCGGCGGATAACCCCTTCGCGGGTTGTATTGGTTGTTCCTGCCCAAACGGTTTCAATGCTACCGACAATGGTGGCACCGACCAGAATCTGCGCCATCGGGCCAAAAGCGGTATCAAAGATACAGATCACGCGTTCGTTACGGGCAAACAGGTTAGGGACATTGGCTGCGGTCAGCGGATTGACGGAGAATAAATCCCCAGGTACATAGATCATTTCACGTAGTACGCCGTCACAAGGCATATGCACTCGGTGATAATCGCGCGGCGCTAAATACGTGGTGATAAAGGTGCCGTTCTTGAATTCTTCAGCCAACAGGTAGTTACCGGCCAGTAAAGCTTCCAGCGTGTAATTGTGGCCTTTTGCCTGCAAGATTTGGTCTTCGCGGATAGCGCCAAGCTGACTGACGGCGCCGTCAGCAGGCTGTGCCAGCGCATTGTCTTCCGCCACCACAGGGCGTGCATCCGGGCGTAACGGACGAACGAAAAATTCGTTGAAAGTGGCATAAGCGGTGAATTCTGGGTTCTGCGCTTCTTTCATATCTACGTTATAGAAACGGGCAAAGCCTTTAATAACCAGTTGAGTCAACCAGCCGCCTTTTTTGTCTGCACCCCAGCCAGCCAGGCGCGTAAGTCCTTGCTTCGGAAGTAAATATTGCAGTCTGATTTTGATGCTATCCAGCACGAGAACCTCTTGGATTAGGCATTAGCCATTAGATAAAAGGGGCGCATTGTAACGTTCGGCGCCCGCAATGTCAGTTATTCAGAATCTGAAAGCGGTTTGCGTGGTTTGACTTGTTCCATGCTTTCCAGAATTCGATGGTAGTTATCGAAACGCTCTTCGGCAATATCACCGCGCTCCACCGCTTCGCGCAGGGCGCAGCCGGGATCGGTGGTATGGCTGCAATCTCGGAATTTGCAATGACCAATGTAGTTGCGGAATTCGACAAACCCTTGCGTGATTTGTTCCGGTGCTAAATGCCACAGGCCAAATTCGCGCACTCCAGGTGAATCGATCACATCGCCGCCGTGCTGGAAATGATACAAGCGCGCGGCGGTGGTGGTGTGTTGTCCTAAACCTGAGTTATCGGAAACTGCGTTGACCAAAATTTGCGTATCGCTTGGTGGTAACAGGGCGTTCAGCAGGCTGGATTTACCCACGCCGGATTGGCCGGCGAAAATGCTGATACGGCCAGCCAGCGCCTGTTCAAAGGCTGCCATCCCTTCGCGAGTCTGGCTAGACACTTCCAGTACCTTGTAATCGATACGGCGATAGATATCCATCATGCCATCGACGAATTTGCGGCCTTCGGCATCCAACAGATCGACTTTATTCAGTACGATCAGCGGTTCTACGTCCAGCGTTTCACAGGCCACCAGATAGCGATCGATAATATTGAGTGAGAGTTCCGGCAAAATGGCCGAGACGATCACGATTTGATCGATGTTAGCGGCGATCGGCTTCACGCCGTCGTAAATATCAGGACGGGTTAAAACCGAAGTACGTTCATGTACCGCTTCAACAATACCTTTAACTCGAACACCTTCCTGCTGAATACCCGGTCGCCAAACGACACGGTCACCGGTTACCAAAGAGGTAATGGTGCGACGGATATTACAACGGTGTTGGGTGCCATCAGTGGCTTCAACGTCGGCGTGCTGACCGAAACGGCTGATTACGATACCTTCTTGCGCATCGCCAAGCTGAGAGTCATCTAACTCAGGTTTTCTATCAGTGCGTAGCCGGCGCTGATGGTTAGCCTGCACGCGGCGTTGTTGACCTTT carries:
- the rsgA gene encoding small ribosomal subunit biogenesis GTPase RsgA; translation: MSKNKLSKGQQRRVQANHQRRLRTDRKPELDDSQLGDAQEGIVISRFGQHADVEATDGTQHRCNIRRTITSLVTGDRVVWRPGIQQEGVRVKGIVEAVHERTSVLTRPDIYDGVKPIAANIDQIVIVSAILPELSLNIIDRYLVACETLDVEPLIVLNKVDLLDAEGRKFVDGMMDIYRRIDYKVLEVSSQTREGMAAFEQALAGRISIFAGQSGVGKSSLLNALLPPSDTQILVNAVSDNSGLGQHTTTAARLYHFQHGGDVIDSPGVREFGLWHLAPEQITQGFVEFRNYIGHCKFRDCSHTTDPGCALREAVERGDIAEERFDNYHRILESMEQVKPRKPLSDSE
- the mscM gene encoding miniconductance mechanosensitive channel MscM, which encodes MRLITTFLLGIFLSLPLYAATQPNEAQLRQELKQAEANKGAANQAEIVQALQGAINWLNDAKESDERAQQYQKVIDDFPKLTRELRQQLTPDSEKPLPVPTNLSTNEMEQQILQTSSQLLELSRQMQQEQDRLREISDSLGQLPQQQSDARRLLGEATTRLQSQNSPTSPLAQAQFALLQAEVTARKAKVNELELSQLSANNRQELSRMRAEVYKKNHERTDTLLQTLRNNLNNQRQLEAERALERTELLAEQGGDLPASISQQLETNRDLSRALNSQAQRMDLISSQQRQAAADTLRVRQTLSTIREQAQWLGISTALGETLRAHVARLPEMPKSQQLDRDMAQLRVQRLTYEGMLEQQQKGTKATQDDGTPLTVQQQRIMDAQLRTQRELLNSLLSGYDTQILELTKLKVANSQLVDALNEIREATHRYLFWVADVSPISLSYPIDVARDLTRLLSLDTLSQLSGAFVMMMTSQETLIPIIAALLFVSFSVSSRRHYHAFLERASSRVGKVTQDQFSLTLRTVFWSILVALPLPVLWAALGYGLQNAWSYPMAIAIGNAVTATVPVLWVFMISAAFAHPHGLFITHFRWAPDQVARAMRFYRMSVWLIIPLMMALITFENYNDREFAGTLGRLCFVLLCIALSLVTNSLKRAGIPLYLDKKGSGENKINQALWGLLLSAPLIAALASLMGYLTTSQALLARLETSVAIWFFLLVIYHIIRRWMLIQRRRIAFDRAKQRRADILAQRARGEEDTPHTNSSEGSVDVDEPVIDLDVISAQSLRLVRSILTMIALVSVIFLWSEIHSAFGFLENIRLWDVSSTINGVESIQPITMGSLIIAILVIIVTTQLVRNLPALLELALLQHLDLTPGTGYAISTITKYLVILFGGLLGFSLLGIEWAKFQWLVAALGLGLGFGLQEIFANFVSGLIILFEKPIRIGDTVTIRDLTGSVTKINTRATTISDWDRKEIIVPNKAFITEQFINWSLSDPITRVVLTVPAPAEANSEEVTELLLTAARRCSMVLDNPGPEAFLMDLQQGIQIFELRIYAAEMLHRLPMRHEIHQLILEGFREHGIVLPFPPFQVRMETLGRAGRSVNTPTRNNTRTPGSL
- a CDS encoding molybdopterin-guanine dinucleotide biosynthesis protein MobB → DANSIDLVLVEGFRHEPINKIALYRAAVGKPFTGVIDKHVIALASDEPAPTDLPQLDINQPYHIADFICSWLKSQS
- the asd gene encoding archaetidylserine decarboxylase (Phosphatidylserine decarboxylase is synthesized as a single chain precursor. Generation of the pyruvoyl active site from a Ser is coupled to cleavage of a Gly-Ser bond between the larger (beta) and smaller (alpha chains). It is an integral membrane protein.) encodes the protein MLDSIKIRLQYLLPKQGLTRLAGWGADKKGGWLTQLVIKGFARFYNVDMKEAQNPEFTAYATFNEFFVRPLRPDARPVVAEDNALAQPADGAVSQLGAIREDQILQAKGHNYTLEALLAGNYLLAEEFKNGTFITTYLAPRDYHRVHMPCDGVLREMIYVPGDLFSVNPLTAANVPNLFARNERVICIFDTAFGPMAQILVGATIVGSIETVWAGTTNTTREGVIRRWTYPQAGEEGAIALEKGQEMGRFKLGSTVINLFASGKVYLAPQLNSGSITRMGELLAEAVPPTPPC